One Methanosphaera cuniculi DNA window includes the following coding sequences:
- a CDS encoding helix-turn-helix domain-containing protein: MKRVSNEKVFDDIKIKDEFLPFLEVEDMVGGKKLIIDHPFNGRVEVDFYDVLPEIRFIETKSHHESSDSNYQDLFFFNNPNLVIMNCIIKGTCQVPVGDDKYVFLKDGDMNIFHIQESYKTLNYGEDTHILFIILRRSYGSSLKLKDPLNISRTINDLFGIVYRHSNLIYYNNRQIKEILEQIVNFQPAVSNTKTTYQLIKFLELMIHVYNFDIPEENLKQHTYTDSQIRVVRKIKNMISRNISSYDSVESLSQQYGINSTTLKACFKEMYGKPIYSWYRSYKFQRAKELIKNTDYTISKVANMIGYKNSSKFSKAFKEQFGVLPSAYRKKKKK, from the coding sequence ATGAAAAGAGTATCTAATGAAAAAGTATTTGATGATATAAAAATTAAAGATGAATTCCTACCTTTCCTTGAAGTTGAGGATATGGTAGGGGGTAAGAAGCTTATTATTGATCATCCATTTAATGGGCGTGTTGAAGTAGATTTTTATGATGTTTTACCAGAAATTAGGTTTATTGAAACTAAATCACATCATGAATCTAGTGATTCAAATTATCAAGACTTATTTTTCTTTAATAATCCAAATCTTGTTATAATGAATTGTATTATCAAAGGAACATGTCAAGTGCCTGTGGGTGATGATAAGTATGTATTTTTAAAAGATGGTGATATGAATATCTTCCACATCCAGGAAAGTTATAAAACACTAAATTATGGGGAAGATACCCATATATTATTCATAATTCTTAGACGAAGTTATGGAAGTAGCCTTAAATTAAAAGATCCATTAAATATTTCAAGAACAATTAATGATCTCTTTGGAATAGTTTATCGTCATAGTAATTTAATATATTATAACAACAGACAAATAAAAGAAATACTTGAACAAATAGTAAATTTCCAACCTGCAGTATCAAATACAAAAACAACATACCAACTGATAAAATTCCTAGAACTCATGATACACGTATATAACTTTGATATACCTGAAGAAAATCTAAAACAACACACATATACAGATTCACAAATACGAGTAGTAAGAAAAATTAAAAACATGATATCACGTAACATATCAAGCTATGACTCTGTAGAAAGCTTATCTCAACAATATGGAATAAATTCAACAACACTAAAAGCATGCTTTAAAGAAATGTATGGAAAACCAATATACTCATGGTATCGCTCATATAAATTCCAAAGAGCAAAAGAACTAATTAAAAATACAGACTATACAATCTCAAAAGTAGCAAACATGATAGGATATAAAAATAGTAGTAAATTTTCCAAGGCATTCAAAGAACAATTTGGAGTACTACCCTCAGCATATCGTAAAAAAAAGAAAAAATAA
- the thsA gene encoding thermosome subunit alpha encodes MAQNSQQPLIILADGSSRTIGSQATRNNIMAAKLLSNVLRTTLGPRGMDKMLINSIGDVKITNDGYTILKETEPDHPAAQMIVDLAKKQESEYGDGTTTAVVLVGELLKQAEKLFEDGLDTPLIAKGYEAARDKAIDVLDEIAIPATREALIKVARTSMSGKGSFSNLDTMAEQLVDALLDVAEDNKVDSDMIKIRKIHGEGTESTEITQSVTVDKSVVESEMPKDVKNAKIALLQYPLDARELQNDAKIKITTPGEYQDYLDAEEEMLKEEVQKIVDSGANVLFNNKKISDLGQHFLNQAGIMTAKRVKAGDLERLAKATGAKIVNNVRELTSDDIGEAEHVYEREVYEDREYIFIEGCKNPGVLNIIVRGSTKYVTDSLEQAINNAIGAVSRAMAEDKVLPGGGAADIAVSKALRKYANKFDDKEQLAIVAYAQALEELPVALAENAGMDTIDVIVDLLSANETSPNMGVNVIKREVADMQEEGILESQATKVAIIDAATSVSVEILRIDDVIAAKAMTPVGGDMPGTPNPWM; translated from the coding sequence ATGGCACAAAACTCACAACAACCATTAATAATTCTAGCAGATGGTTCATCAAGAACAATTGGAAGCCAAGCAACTAGAAACAACATAATGGCAGCAAAACTATTATCCAACGTACTAAGAACAACACTTGGTCCAAGAGGAATGGACAAAATGCTTATAAACTCAATTGGTGATGTAAAAATAACCAATGATGGATACACCATACTCAAAGAAACAGAACCTGATCATCCAGCAGCACAAATGATCGTAGATCTTGCTAAAAAACAGGAAAGTGAATATGGAGATGGAACAACAACAGCAGTAGTACTAGTTGGAGAATTACTAAAACAAGCAGAAAAACTTTTTGAAGATGGACTTGACACACCACTAATAGCAAAAGGATATGAAGCAGCACGTGATAAAGCAATAGACGTACTTGATGAAATTGCAATACCAGCAACACGTGAAGCACTAATAAAAGTTGCAAGAACCTCAATGTCCGGAAAAGGATCATTCTCAAACCTTGATACAATGGCAGAACAACTCGTAGATGCACTTCTTGATGTTGCAGAAGATAATAAAGTTGACTCTGACATGATCAAAATAAGAAAAATCCACGGTGAAGGAACAGAAAGTACAGAAATCACACAAAGTGTAACAGTAGATAAAAGCGTAGTAGAATCAGAAATGCCAAAAGATGTTAAAAACGCTAAAATTGCACTACTACAATATCCACTAGATGCACGTGAACTACAAAATGATGCAAAAATCAAAATTACAACACCAGGAGAATACCAAGACTACCTTGATGCAGAAGAAGAAATGCTCAAAGAAGAAGTACAAAAAATAGTAGACTCTGGTGCAAATGTATTATTTAACAACAAAAAAATTAGTGATCTTGGACAACACTTCCTAAATCAAGCTGGAATCATGACAGCAAAACGTGTAAAAGCAGGAGATCTTGAAAGATTAGCAAAAGCAACAGGAGCAAAAATAGTAAACAATGTACGTGAACTAACCTCTGATGATATTGGAGAAGCAGAACATGTATATGAACGTGAAGTATATGAAGATCGTGAATATATCTTCATTGAAGGATGTAAAAATCCTGGAGTACTAAATATTATTGTTAGAGGAAGTACCAAATACGTTACAGATTCACTTGAACAAGCAATAAATAATGCAATAGGAGCAGTATCACGTGCAATGGCAGAAGATAAAGTTCTTCCTGGAGGAGGAGCAGCAGATATAGCTGTATCTAAAGCACTTAGAAAATACGCAAATAAATTTGATGATAAAGAACAACTAGCAATAGTTGCATATGCACAAGCACTAGAAGAACTCCCAGTAGCATTAGCAGAAAATGCTGGAATGGACACAATTGATGTAATAGTAGATCTTCTATCAGCAAATGAAACTTCACCAAACATGGGAGTAAATGTAATAAAACGTGAAGTAGCAGACATGCAAGAAGAAGGAATACTAGAATCACAAGCAACAAAAGTAGCAATCATTGATGCAGCAACATCAGTATCAGTAGAAATACTAAGAATTGATGATGTAATAGCAGCAAAAGCAATGACTCCAGTAGGCGGAGACATGCCAGGAACACCAAATCCATGGATGTAA
- a CDS encoding sodium:solute symporter family protein: MDNLLLLLIFIYVALMILVGYVAYKRTVTSEDYLVAGRETNSYIMALSYGATFISTAAIVGFGGLAGTNGMGILWLVCLNIAVGIFLAFVVFGKKTRKMGQYLDALTFPEFLSKRFNSRFIQYFSGALIFCAMPIYAASVLIGAARFLETTINVDFTICIIVLAIIIGFYVIFGGLKGVMYTDALQGTIMFVGMLILLVSIYWMLGGVTEAHQALTQMAPLFPEASKATGATGWTTFPAMGSPFWWNLVSSIILGVGVGAIAQPQLAVRFMTVKSNKELNRAVLVGGIFIFVTTFTAYIVGTLSNVYFFQTSGQIAIQAAGGNVDKIIPTFINSSMPKWFTYVFMLTLLSAAMSTISTQFHVQGSSIAYDVYGGLKDSKKHNLSINRIGILIAIIIAVILAYLLPGNIVAQGTSIFFGICAAAFLPVYICALFWKRTTKEGAIAGIISGTLISLFCLIFTHQKEAAGLGIAKALTGSSVLFTSMPWPYVDPMVIALPLAFVFTVVVSLLTHNTKDEEKEIDQMFKYDDTKGDVD, from the coding sequence ATGGATAATTTATTATTACTACTTATTTTTATATATGTAGCTTTAATGATTCTCGTCGGATATGTTGCTTATAAACGTACAGTAACATCAGAAGACTATCTTGTTGCAGGACGAGAAACAAACTCATATATAATGGCTCTAAGTTATGGTGCTACTTTTATAAGTACAGCCGCTATTGTTGGTTTTGGTGGTCTTGCCGGTACTAATGGTATGGGTATATTATGGCTTGTTTGTTTAAACATTGCTGTTGGTATATTCCTAGCATTTGTTGTATTTGGTAAGAAAACACGTAAAATGGGACAATACTTAGATGCTTTAACATTTCCAGAATTCTTATCAAAAAGATTTAACAGTCGATTTATACAATATTTTAGTGGAGCTTTAATATTTTGTGCTATGCCGATATATGCGGCTAGTGTTCTTATTGGAGCTGCCAGATTTCTTGAAACAACAATAAATGTTGATTTTACAATCTGTATCATTGTACTTGCAATTATAATTGGATTCTATGTAATATTCGGAGGACTTAAAGGTGTAATGTATACAGATGCACTACAAGGTACTATCATGTTTGTTGGAATGCTTATACTACTTGTAAGTATATATTGGATGCTAGGTGGAGTTACAGAAGCTCATCAAGCTCTTACACAAATGGCACCACTATTTCCAGAAGCTTCAAAAGCAACAGGTGCTACAGGTTGGACAACTTTCCCTGCAATGGGATCACCATTCTGGTGGAATCTTGTTTCATCAATTATTCTAGGTGTAGGTGTTGGAGCAATAGCACAACCACAACTTGCAGTACGTTTTATGACAGTAAAATCAAATAAAGAATTAAATCGTGCAGTACTTGTTGGTGGAATATTTATATTTGTAACAACATTCACAGCATATATTGTTGGAACATTATCAAATGTATACTTCTTCCAGACAAGTGGACAAATAGCAATACAGGCAGCAGGAGGAAATGTGGATAAAATCATTCCAACATTTATTAACTCATCAATGCCAAAATGGTTTACATACGTCTTCATGCTAACACTATTATCTGCTGCTATGAGTACAATTAGTACACAATTCCACGTACAAGGATCTTCCATTGCTTATGATGTATATGGTGGACTTAAAGATTCAAAAAAACACAATCTATCAATAAATAGGATAGGAATACTAATTGCAATCATAATAGCTGTAATACTTGCATACCTACTACCTGGTAATATTGTAGCACAAGGTACAAGTATATTCTTTGGAATATGTGCAGCAGCATTTTTACCTGTATATATTTGTGCATTATTCTGGAAACGTACAACAAAAGAAGGTGCAATTGCAGGAATTATTAGTGGAACACTCATAAGTCTATTTTGTCTAATCTTCACTCACCAAAAAGAAGCAGCAGGATTAGGAATAGCAAAAGCACTAACAGGATCAAGTGTGCTATTTACAAGTATGCCATGGCCATATGTAGATCCAATGGTTATAGCATTACCACTTGCATTTGTATTTACAGTTGTAGTATCACTACTAACACACAATACAAAAGATGAAGAAAAAGAAATTGATCAAATGTTTAAATATGATGATACAAAAGGAGATGTGGATTAA
- the dmpI gene encoding 4-oxalocrotonate tautomerase DmpI, which produces MPVITIEGPAGISKEVKKELIEKVSQTAADIYNMPINTINVLIIENEADNVGVGGKQLSEIK; this is translated from the coding sequence ATGCCAGTAATAACAATAGAAGGTCCAGCAGGAATAAGTAAAGAAGTAAAAAAAGAACTAATTGAAAAAGTATCACAAACTGCAGCAGACATATATAATATGCCAATAAACACAATAAATGTTCTTATAATAGAAAATGAGGCAGATAATGTTGGAGTTGGTGGAAAACAACTTTCTGAAATTAAATAA
- the aspS gene encoding aspartate--tRNA(Asn) ligase: protein MTDIFEKSKRTHYSNEVTPEMAGETVQITGWVHEIRDLGGIVFVLIRDKNGITQLTAPSKKLSEEMMEDVRAARKETIVSVTGKVQESPKAPNGVEIIPDNIDIINVSQLPLPLDTTEKVDAEMDTRLDSRFMDLRKHDVSAIFKIKSQMLHTTRNYFYDHDFTEITTPKLVASATEGGTELFPITYFEKEAFLGQSPQLYKQMMMGTGLDRVFEIGQIFRAEEHDTLRHLNEALSIDAEMSFKSQQDAMDLLEDLIRNILADISDKCRGELEDLEHPLDVPSEPFPVVPYERVIDIVNSHDVEMNYGEDLNRAAEKVLGEEMGSYYFITEWPSAIKPFYVMPNVAEPEKSTAFDLMYRDLELSSGSQRVHDYETLYNQLEAKDLNPDSFEKYLEAFKYGMPPHSGWGMGADRLTMVLTGVKNIRETVLFPRDRRRLTP from the coding sequence TTGACAGACATATTTGAAAAATCAAAAAGAACACACTATTCAAACGAAGTAACACCTGAAATGGCTGGTGAAACAGTACAAATTACAGGATGGGTACATGAAATTCGTGACCTTGGTGGAATTGTTTTTGTACTTATACGTGATAAAAATGGTATAACACAACTTACAGCACCAAGTAAAAAATTATCAGAAGAAATGATGGAAGATGTAAGAGCAGCACGTAAAGAAACAATAGTTTCTGTAACAGGTAAAGTTCAAGAATCTCCAAAAGCACCTAATGGTGTTGAAATTATACCTGATAATATTGATATTATTAATGTATCACAACTTCCATTACCTCTTGATACAACAGAAAAAGTAGATGCAGAAATGGATACAAGACTTGATTCTCGTTTCATGGATCTTAGAAAACATGATGTTAGTGCTATATTTAAAATTAAAAGTCAAATGTTACACACAACACGTAACTACTTCTATGATCATGATTTCACAGAAATTACAACACCAAAACTTGTAGCATCAGCAACAGAAGGTGGAACAGAACTTTTCCCTATCACATACTTTGAAAAAGAAGCATTCCTAGGACAAAGTCCACAACTTTATAAACAAATGATGATGGGTACAGGACTTGACCGTGTATTTGAAATTGGTCAAATATTCCGTGCAGAAGAACATGATACACTAAGACACTTAAATGAAGCATTATCTATTGATGCTGAAATGTCATTTAAAAGTCAACAAGATGCTATGGATTTACTAGAAGATCTTATTCGAAATATTCTAGCTGATATTTCAGATAAATGTAGAGGAGAACTTGAAGATCTTGAACATCCTCTTGATGTACCATCTGAACCTTTCCCTGTAGTTCCATATGAACGTGTTATTGATATTGTAAATAGTCATGATGTTGAAATGAACTATGGTGAAGATTTAAACCGTGCTGCTGAAAAAGTATTAGGAGAAGAAATGGGTAGTTACTACTTTATTACAGAATGGCCTTCTGCTATTAAACCTTTCTATGTAATGCCTAATGTTGCAGAACCAGAAAAAAGTACAGCATTTGATTTAATGTATCGTGATCTTGAATTATCTAGTGGTTCACAACGTGTACATGATTATGAAACACTTTATAATCAACTAGAAGCTAAGGATTTAAATCCTGATTCATTTGAAAAATACTTAGAAGCATTCAAATATGGTATGCCACCACACTCAGGATGGGGAATGGGAGCAGACAGACTTACAATGGTTTTAACTGGTGTTAAAAATATTCGTGAAACTGTTTTATTCCCAAGAGATAGAAGACGACTTACACCATAG
- a CDS encoding P-loop NTPase family protein, whose translation MSEKTKVMCLIDGEHYFPVTKSAVDQLTHDGYDIQVLLLIGGTEKVRTSNVDVISEFFNKKVVMCHDHFDIPYDEIEKLIDEYDIEMVIDLSDEPVVNYVKRFKIASVVLSKGAIYKGPDFQFDPLVEYDVLKNPSYKIIGTGKRIGKTAISAYTARLINEEDEFNPCIVAMGRGGPEIPEIVKGNKIKLTPEYLMEQSDKGLHAASDHWEDALMSRVLTVGCRRCAGGMAGRVFKTNMVSGARMTNALDTNLVAIEGSGSAIPPIKTNKQIVLVGANQPIETLISYFGPYRIKLGDLIIVTMCDEQTCPKAKLDILLDEIRSINPDVEVIPTIFRPAPVESISGRNVLFATTAPESVQPILKEYLEDNYDCNVVAISSHLSNRPLLQKDIEDNIDKVDVMLTELKAAAVDVATKDALSHNLEVVYCDNIPIPLDDSQDLKKSIMKLVYEAVEDYEN comes from the coding sequence ATGTCTGAAAAAACAAAAGTAATGTGTTTAATTGATGGTGAACACTACTTTCCAGTAACAAAATCAGCAGTAGATCAATTAACTCATGATGGGTATGATATACAAGTACTACTATTAATTGGTGGTACAGAAAAGGTACGTACAAGTAATGTTGATGTAATATCAGAATTCTTCAATAAAAAAGTAGTAATGTGTCATGACCACTTTGATATTCCATATGATGAAATTGAAAAATTAATTGATGAATATGATATTGAAATGGTAATAGACTTATCAGATGAACCTGTGGTAAACTATGTTAAAAGATTTAAAATAGCATCTGTAGTACTATCAAAAGGTGCAATATATAAAGGACCTGACTTCCAATTTGATCCATTAGTTGAATATGATGTACTAAAAAATCCATCATATAAGATAATAGGAACAGGTAAAAGAATTGGAAAAACAGCAATATCAGCATATACAGCACGACTTATAAATGAAGAAGATGAATTTAACCCATGTATAGTAGCAATGGGACGGGGAGGTCCTGAAATACCTGAGATTGTAAAAGGAAATAAAATTAAACTAACACCAGAATATCTTATGGAACAATCAGATAAAGGACTTCATGCTGCTTCAGATCACTGGGAAGATGCACTAATGAGCCGTGTATTAACAGTTGGATGTCGTCGATGTGCAGGTGGAATGGCAGGACGTGTATTTAAAACTAACATGGTAAGTGGAGCTAGAATGACAAATGCACTAGATACAAACTTAGTTGCAATAGAAGGAAGTGGATCTGCAATACCACCTATTAAAACAAACAAACAAATAGTACTAGTTGGTGCAAATCAGCCAATTGAAACACTTATAAGTTACTTTGGACCATATCGTATAAAACTAGGTGATCTTATAATTGTAACAATGTGTGATGAACAAACATGTCCAAAAGCAAAACTTGACATACTACTTGATGAAATACGTAGTATAAATCCTGATGTTGAAGTAATACCAACAATATTTAGACCTGCACCAGTAGAATCAATAAGTGGACGAAATGTATTATTTGCAACTACAGCACCTGAATCTGTACAACCAATATTAAAAGAGTATCTTGAGGATAATTATGATTGTAATGTTGTTGCAATATCATCACATCTATCAAACAGACCATTACTACAAAAAGATATTGAAGATAATATCGATAAGGTAGATGTAATGTTAACAGAACTAAAAGCAGCAGCTGTAGATGTTGCAACAAAAGATGCATTATCACATAACTTGGAAGTTGTATACTGTGATAATATACCAATACCACTTGATGATAGCCAAGATCTTAAAAAATCAATTATGAAACTAGTATATGAAGCAGTCGAAGATTATGAAAACTAG
- a CDS encoding 4Fe-4S binding protein encodes MAVYKIGDNCVACGLCMEACPVNCISEGTPYVIDDSTCVGCGLCADACPVQAIEEVA; translated from the coding sequence ATGGCAGTTTACAAAATAGGAGATAATTGTGTAGCATGTGGATTATGTATGGAAGCATGCCCAGTTAATTGTATTTCAGAAGGAACTCCTTACGTAATCGATGATTCAACTTGTGTAGGATGCGGATTATGTGCAGATGCATGTCCTGTACAAGCAATTGAAGAAGTAGCATAA
- a CDS encoding SDR family NAD(P)-dependent oxidoreductase has protein sequence MLKDKVAVVTGGTRGIGFATVKEFLENGCKVVLFGSRQESVDKALAKLNDINPDYPVEGMYPKITEYDEVEKAFTEIVDKYGKIDILVNNAGVSEKEPIEELSVEEFEKTIDLNVNAVYICSKAAVEVMKNQEKGVILNTSSMVSLYGQSSGCSYPASKFAVNGLTKSLARELGKYQIRVNAVAPGVIATDMVANLPDDLVEKICATIPLQRMGQPEDIANAFVFLASDKASYITGAILSVDGATMT, from the coding sequence ATGTTAAAAGATAAAGTAGCAGTAGTAACAGGTGGAACAAGAGGAATAGGATTTGCAACAGTAAAAGAATTCCTAGAAAATGGATGTAAAGTAGTACTCTTTGGATCAAGACAAGAATCAGTAGACAAAGCACTAGCAAAACTTAATGATATAAACCCAGACTACCCAGTAGAAGGAATGTATCCTAAAATCACAGAATATGATGAAGTAGAAAAAGCATTCACCGAAATAGTTGACAAATACGGAAAAATAGACATACTCGTAAATAATGCAGGAGTATCAGAAAAAGAACCAATCGAAGAGTTAAGTGTTGAAGAATTTGAAAAAACAATAGACTTAAATGTTAATGCTGTATACATATGCTCAAAAGCAGCAGTAGAAGTAATGAAAAACCAAGAAAAAGGAGTAATTCTTAACACAAGTTCAATGGTATCACTCTATGGACAATCAAGTGGATGTAGTTATCCAGCATCAAAATTTGCAGTAAATGGACTTACCAAATCCCTAGCACGAGAACTAGGAAAATACCAAATACGTGTAAATGCAGTAGCACCTGGAGTAATAGCAACAGACATGGTAGCAAACTTACCTGATGATTTAGTTGAAAAAATATGTGCAACAATACCTCTTCAACGCATGGGACAACCTGAAGATATAGCAAATGCATTTGTATTTTTAGCAAGTGACAAAGCATCATACATAACAGGAGCAATACTATCAGTAGATGGAGCTACAATGACATAA
- a CDS encoding symporter small accessory protein: MEFLGLTDPMIIAAYLSCIIVTIICVIYGAIYWNSDK, translated from the coding sequence ATGGAATTTCTAGGACTAACAGACCCAATGATCATAGCAGCATATCTTTCATGTATCATAGTAACCATAATCTGTGTAATTTATGGTGCAATATACTGGAATAGTGATAAATAA
- the hisD gene encoding histidinol dehydrogenase: MLEIVELKREDFPKYTQRIQMDSSDVIMPVQEIIENVRKNKDQALHDYTLKFDKADIKDFKVAQEDIQKSIENIDPKLRVALENAAENIAKFHEAQIPEEWTMEIQKGVKAGQIIRPLEKVGCYIPGGRAAYPSSILMTVIPAKIVGVKEIICCTPPDQDGNISDEILAAAKIAGATQIYKVGGAQAIAAMAYSTETIPSVDKIVGPGNIFVATAKKLVYGDVDIEFFAGPSEMLALADETANPEYMAAELLAQAEHDPNAATIMVTTSRKLAEDTLKSLDEQLQDAPRREIIEESLTNYAHILVADSMEDAITFTNLYAPEHLVIVTKDHYKTLEEIDNAGSIFLGNLTPVAGGDYGSGTNHVLPTSGGARMYSGLSADSYLKKPTIQELTEEGVLNIEAMVRNLAEAEGLYAHAESIKKRADDVRK, translated from the coding sequence ATGTTAGAAATAGTAGAACTTAAACGGGAAGATTTTCCAAAATATACTCAGAGAATTCAGATGGATTCATCTGATGTGATTATGCCAGTACAAGAAATTATTGAAAATGTACGAAAAAATAAGGATCAAGCACTTCATGATTATACTTTAAAATTTGATAAAGCAGATATTAAAGACTTTAAAGTAGCACAAGAAGATATTCAAAAAAGTATTGAAAATATTGATCCTAAATTACGTGTAGCATTAGAAAATGCAGCAGAAAATATTGCAAAATTCCATGAAGCACAAATACCAGAAGAATGGACTATGGAAATACAAAAAGGTGTAAAAGCAGGACAAATCATAAGACCACTTGAAAAAGTAGGATGTTATATCCCTGGAGGACGTGCTGCATATCCATCATCAATATTAATGACTGTAATACCAGCAAAAATTGTGGGAGTTAAAGAAATTATATGTTGTACACCACCAGATCAAGATGGAAATATAAGTGATGAAATACTTGCAGCAGCAAAAATAGCAGGAGCAACACAAATATACAAAGTAGGTGGAGCACAGGCAATTGCTGCAATGGCATATTCAACAGAAACTATACCATCAGTTGATAAAATTGTAGGACCTGGAAACATCTTTGTAGCAACAGCAAAAAAACTTGTATATGGAGATGTAGATATAGAATTCTTTGCAGGACCATCTGAGATGCTAGCATTAGCTGATGAAACAGCAAATCCTGAATATATGGCAGCAGAACTATTAGCACAAGCAGAACACGATCCAAATGCAGCAACAATAATGGTAACTACATCAAGAAAACTTGCAGAAGATACACTAAAAAGCTTAGATGAACAACTACAAGATGCACCAAGACGTGAAATAATTGAGGAATCTCTTACAAACTATGCACACATACTAGTTGCAGATTCAATGGAGGATGCAATAACATTCACAAACCTTTATGCACCAGAACACCTTGTAATTGTAACAAAAGACCATTATAAAACACTTGAAGAAATTGATAATGCAGGATCAATATTCCTAGGAAATCTAACACCAGTAGCAGGTGGAGATTATGGATCTGGAACAAACCACGTACTACCAACAAGTGGGGGAGCACGAATGTATTCTGGATTATCAGCAGATTCATATCTTAAAAAACCAACAATACAAGAATTAACAGAAGAAGGAGTACTAAACATAGAGGCAATGGTACGAAATCTTGCTGAAGCTGAAGGACTATATGCACACGCTGAATCTATCAAAAAACGAGCAGATGATGTAAGAAAATAG